A window of Pseudomonas mucidolens contains these coding sequences:
- the dnaB gene encoding replicative DNA helicase, giving the protein MNDISAPEQYDLQTAALKVPPHSIEAEQAVLGGLMLDNNAWERVLDQVSDGDFYRHDHRLIFRAIAKLADQNSPIDVVTLAEQLDKEGQTSQVGGLGYLGELAKNTPSVANIKAYAQIVRERATLRQLIGISTEIADSAFNPEGRTAAEILDEAERQIFQIAEARPKTGGPVSVNDLLTKAIDRIDTLFNTDNAITGISTGYTDLDEKTSGLQPSDLIIVAGRPSMGKTTFAMNLVENAVLRSDKAVLVYSLEMPGESLIMRMLSSLGRIDQTKVRAGRLEDDDWPRLTSAVNLLNDRKLFIDDTAGISPSEMRARTRRLVREHGDIALIMIDYLQLMQIPGSSGDNRTNEISEISRSLKALAKEFNCPVVALSQLNRSLEQRPNKRPVNSDLRESGAIEQDADVIMFVYRDEVYHPETEHKGIAEIIIGKQRNGPIGFVRLAFIGKYTRFENLAPGSYNFDDDE; this is encoded by the coding sequence ATGAACGATATCTCCGCTCCTGAGCAATACGATCTGCAAACCGCTGCCCTGAAGGTGCCGCCGCATTCCATCGAGGCCGAACAGGCCGTGCTCGGTGGCTTGATGCTGGACAACAACGCCTGGGAACGCGTGCTCGATCAAGTCTCGGACGGCGACTTCTATCGGCATGACCACCGTCTGATCTTCCGCGCCATTGCCAAGTTGGCCGACCAGAACTCACCGATCGACGTGGTGACCCTGGCCGAGCAATTGGACAAGGAAGGCCAGACCTCCCAGGTCGGTGGCCTCGGTTACCTTGGCGAACTGGCGAAAAACACGCCGTCCGTCGCCAACATCAAGGCCTATGCGCAGATCGTTCGTGAGCGGGCGACCCTGCGCCAGTTGATCGGCATCAGCACCGAAATCGCCGACAGCGCCTTCAACCCCGAAGGCCGTACCGCTGCCGAGATTCTCGACGAAGCTGAGCGCCAGATCTTCCAGATCGCCGAAGCCCGCCCAAAAACCGGCGGTCCGGTGAGCGTCAACGACCTGCTGACCAAAGCCATCGACCGTATCGATACCTTGTTCAATACGGACAACGCCATCACCGGTATTTCCACCGGCTACACCGACCTCGACGAGAAGACCAGCGGCCTGCAGCCGTCCGACCTGATCATCGTGGCCGGCCGTCCGTCCATGGGTAAGACCACCTTCGCGATGAACCTGGTGGAAAACGCCGTATTGCGCAGTGACAAGGCGGTGTTGGTGTACTCGCTGGAGATGCCAGGTGAATCGCTGATCATGCGTATGCTGTCGTCTCTGGGGCGTATCGACCAGACCAAGGTGCGTGCCGGCCGCCTCGAAGACGACGACTGGCCGCGCCTGACGTCGGCGGTCAACCTGCTCAACGACCGCAAGCTGTTCATCGATGACACCGCCGGTATCAGCCCGTCGGAGATGCGTGCGCGCACCCGGCGCCTGGTGCGTGAGCACGGTGACATTGCGCTGATCATGATCGACTACCTGCAACTGATGCAGATCCCCGGTTCCAGCGGCGACAACCGGACCAACGAAATTTCCGAGATATCCCGGTCGCTGAAAGCCCTGGCCAAGGAATTCAACTGCCCGGTGGTGGCGCTGTCCCAGCTCAACCGTTCCCTGGAACAACGTCCCAACAAGCGCCCGGTGAACTCCGACTTGCGTGAATCCGGGGCGATCGAGCAGGATGCTGACGTGATCATGTTCGTCTACCGTGACGAGGTGTATCACCCGGAGACCGAGCACAAGGGCATTGCCGAAATCATCATCGGCAAGCAGCGGAACGGGCCGATCGGCTTTGTGCGCCTGGCGTTCATTGGCAAGTACACGCGTTTTGAAAACCTCGCGCCGGGCAGCTATAACTTCGACGACGACGAGTAA
- the rpsR gene encoding 30S ribosomal protein S18: MARFFRRRKFCRFTAEDVKEIDYKDLNTLKAYVSETGKIVPSRITGTKARYQRQLATAIKRARFLALLAYTDSHGR, from the coding sequence ATGGCACGTTTCTTCCGTCGTCGTAAATTCTGCCGCTTCACCGCTGAAGACGTGAAGGAGATCGATTACAAAGATCTCAACACTCTGAAAGCCTACGTATCCGAGACCGGCAAAATCGTTCCAAGCCGTATCACCGGTACCAAAGCACGTTATCAGCGTCAGCTGGCCACCGCTATCAAGCGCGCCCGCTTCCTGGCCCTGCTGGCCTACACCGACAGCCACGGCCGCTGA
- the rpsF gene encoding 30S ribosomal protein S6, which translates to MRHYEIIFLVHPDQSEQVGGMVERYTKLIEEDGGKIHRLEDWGRRQLAYAINNVHKAHYVMLNVECTGKALAELEDNFRYNDAVIRNLVIRREEAVTGQSEMLKAEENRSERRERRDRPEHEGAESADSDDSDNSDNADE; encoded by the coding sequence ATGCGTCATTACGAAATCATCTTTTTGGTCCACCCGGATCAAAGCGAGCAAGTCGGCGGCATGGTTGAGCGTTACACCAAGCTGATCGAAGAAGACGGCGGCAAAATCCACCGTCTGGAAGATTGGGGCCGTCGTCAACTGGCCTACGCAATCAACAATGTTCACAAGGCTCACTACGTGATGCTGAACGTTGAGTGCACTGGCAAGGCCCTGGCCGAGCTGGAAGACAACTTCCGCTACAACGATGCAGTGATCCGTAACCTGGTCATCCGTCGCGAAGAAGCCGTTACCGGCCAATCCGAGATGCTCAAGGCTGAAGAAAACCGCAGTGAGCGCCGTGAGCGTCGCGACCGTCCTGAGCACGAAGGCGCTGAAAGCGCTGATAGTGATGACAGCGACAACAGCGATAACGCTGACGAGTAA
- the rplI gene encoding 50S ribosomal protein L9, with translation MQLILLEKVANLGNLGDKVNVKAGYGRNYLLPYGKATAATAANLAAFEERRAELEKAAADKKASAETRAAQLAELEVTITATAGDEGKLFGSIGTHDIADALTASGVEVQKSEVRLPNGTIRNVGEFDVAVHLHAEVEATVRVVVVAA, from the coding sequence ATGCAACTGATCCTTCTGGAAAAAGTCGCCAACCTGGGCAACCTGGGCGATAAAGTAAACGTTAAGGCCGGCTACGGTCGTAACTACCTGCTGCCATACGGCAAAGCCACCGCTGCAACCGCTGCCAACCTGGCTGCGTTTGAAGAGCGTCGTGCTGAGCTGGAAAAAGCCGCAGCAGACAAAAAAGCTTCGGCCGAAACTCGCGCTGCCCAACTGGCTGAGCTGGAAGTGACTATCACTGCCACCGCCGGTGACGAAGGCAAGCTGTTCGGTTCGATCGGTACTCACGACATCGCTGATGCACTGACCGCCTCCGGCGTTGAAGTGCAGAAGAGCGAAGTTCGTCTGCCGAACGGCACCATCCGCAACGTAGGTGAATTCGACGTAGCCGTGCACCTGCACGCTGAAGTCGAAGCCACCGTACGCGTTGTCGTGGTAGCAGCTTAA